One Cardiocondyla obscurior isolate alpha-2009 linkage group LG02, Cobs3.1, whole genome shotgun sequence genomic window, attgcagaTCCCACGATGAGCGGTACACAAAATCACCATCCAAGATTTGTTCCCAATTCTTAATTAACTGTCTTCTTGTACGGCGTTTCATTGCTTGAAATCGTTGATTCGACGACACCGATCGATGcggtttgaaaataaaatcaatcaGCCAATATATCACAATTGGATTGTACACAATATCCAACGACTGCGAATACACGTGCAATAAATGATCCACGTTAATGTGCAACGGtcttttttcataaattaattcaaataaatgaCGCggcatttttgttaatttctcCGACGAGTTGCGAACACGCGAAGATATACCATTAGACGCGACTTGCGGTTGTACTAAAATGGGAAACGTGGAATTTTCTGTGAGAAAATCGTGTAAATACAACGCGCCTAAACTGATCGAAAATTTGTGTGATCCAGATCTGGGTCGTGATTCGTAACTCAGGTTCACTCTTTCAAATTTCAGTTCTATCACAGTTCTCTTATTATTACTTTCGTCTTTTGCGGTACACAACGATATCGCACCTTGTACTAgggcgaaattaaattgtccAAACACAGTATCACGATGCAGAAGAGTATCATCATTCACGGTATCCGCTAAAACGTCCAGCAATTCTCCATCAAAAGTAGTTGAACTATTTCCGTTTTGTGTTCCATTGCTGCTGTGAGGCGTTTTCGAATACCAGCCCCACCATTGTGGAAACCATTGTTCAAGCATACCGCGTCCTTGTGGCATATTCATATCGGGTTCTTGTCGTGATTTCGCAGGCTTTACTTTTTCCATTCCCAGTTCCCTCAATACTCGAAGCTCATCAAAACTCCGCtcgttttcaattttctcttttaatagttttatttccGGAGGTAAGATTGAAGTAGGCGATCCtagcaaataattatttaaaactttacagtttcaagaaaatattataataaaaatctataaataaaaagtattaaaagatattCATTTGTACCTAACATTTTCGTATACGTTTGAACGTAACAAACATTTTCTCTGGCTTTAACAAGTACATCTTTCCAAGTTGGTTTCGGTTTAAGCGCATTCCTGCCGAGATAGCACCTGACAGCATACTTCCACCATTCTTTGCAAGCTTCTTTAACGGGAATTACTGGTCTACAACGCCATTGCTGTTTACAACGATTTATGCGATCAAGTTCTTTAATGCACTTGACCATTTCTTCATATTGgagctaaaaatataatttattacaacgcATAGGCCAATGTTACTTGATTATATATTAGTTATTATAATCTGTAAGACTTACATCTGTTATAGCTAATGGTACTTCGTCTAAAAGTAAATCAACTACGATACGTGGCTTATTAATAGATCTTAATGGACGTTCGGTTCGATCTCTCTTAATGTGCGCTCTTGCATTTACAGGTGATAAGATGTGCcgtcgaattttatttttgctcaTGGCAATCTAAAAATTGAAcagattataaaataataaatattatagtaaatataaatataacagtagcataaaaataaataaaaatgatatttaaaaCATGGTGTTATCACTAGGCTCTGTATCTTACAGCTAGATCGCCCAGATTAAGACTACCAAAGAGTTGATCTTTCTTCACATGGTTCCAATAAATCGAAAGACTATCAAGTTCCATTAACTTAAACGACGCATCCGTAAGATTCCACGATGTAGAACTGGGAATCCAACTGGCATCACAGCTTTGAGCTGTTAATGCTCCAATTGTAATGCCGAATGCAATGGCATTATCTACATGTAAAAACATTACAAGTTTTATGTATACAAAAGTGtgctaaatattaatatgtaataaattttcatttaaattatatatatttgtacacAGCTTTCTATTTACCATCTGGCAAAGTAATACCATCTTCATATCTAATGTGAACATCTTTGATATTTAACTGTAAATTTTCGATAATATTTGTCACTAAAGATGTTCCATAATTTAACCATGAGCTGTAACTTGAAGCATAATAACCAGGATTGTACTCTATATCAGCTCTCCATCTAGCTTCCAAAGCATCCAGTCGACTAAGTTTATATTCTAGTATTGCCTGTTCTTCTGCTTCATTATCAtactacaaatttatatttaaaattattattttattatatatggATATTAAACTTAccttttatatcatttttctattaattattaagatttttttaaatagaaaacagaacttgtataataattataatataattataatataataatttacctCATCCAGATTAATTGGTCCCGCAACTAAATAGAGCTGCTCTATACCTATCACCCATGATGCACTCCTTATCTGTGTAACTGGGACTTGTAATCTGACTTTACCAATAAATCCAGCCTTAATTTCCATTGGCAGTCCAATATGACGCAGAGCCTCCCGTTTCAGGGGCAAGTTTTCTAATTCAACTTCTCCTAAAACAAGCATCCGTTAAAAAGACAAAATCAGcaatcgataaatataatataagaaatGCGCAGCGCGACATAACCTCACCTGATAGCAAGGCGATGCTCAGCTGATCTGTGTTTAGGTTCTCCACGTATTTGCCGAGATAATTGTTCAACACCCAAGCGACAAGTCCCTCCAACATTTTGACTGTGCGATATCTTCGCTACTGTCCAGCCAGAGACGTCTGCGTGATTGCATATAGATTGCCTCATGGGTTATGGTCTCTCATATATCGCACGATTTCTTGAAACCTGCGGAATAACAGCACGTAAAATTGACGCGTTCCGATGACTCGTGCGTCGGTCTCGCGGGGTCGGTACCTCTCGTATCACGACGGCTGTCGCGTCTCTCGTTAAAAGGTCGTATTTTGCTGTTGACCTCAAGGTCCATCTTAACTAACAATCTCTTCAAATATTCACCACTGATCACCACTGTCATAAGCCACCAACAATCGTGACAACCACTGCCGGCGATGGTGGCACCGTGTTTTAATTCCTAAGAAATCTCGAAACGCGACGCCACCTTCGCCGACGTCAATTCGAGTACATTTGAGTGTAATCACGAGTAATATCGGAGCATATCGGAGTTCGGAGTATGCATGGCACGGAGGGAGCACACGGGCCACCACACACGACACGAGTAGCCAGCAATCTGACAATGTGGCACCCGCGATAAAAAGGAGACCTTTAACCTGATACCTGGACACGCTGATCAGAGAAGCGAAGAAACATCATTATGTCTTAGAACGCGAATTTTTCGCACGTTGCACCTAAACGAACggtcgttaaattatttccaaataTGTTCGCATGCGGTGGACGAAGATGAATCTGCCGTCGATCCTTTTcggagttcttttttttttggatgtGTTTAGGTCCTCCCACGCGTGGGACAGCGACGAGCTGGAAGTGTTCGACGTGGTCGAGGAGgtcaatcaaaatttttatgatgTGCTAGGCGTACCACAGGTAATTTTCTTCAAAtgcgtatacatattttacaatattgaTGTGATTGTATAAAACAGCGATTAGAAttaacagaaattattttttttagtccGCGAACGCGTCGGAGATCAAGAAAGCTTTCAGACGTCTATCGTTGCAATTGCATCCTGACAAAAATTCAGCGGAAGATGCCGAGCTGCAGTTTAGaaaggtatttaaaaaaagaaaaagaatagaagTTAAACATATTAAcggtaattttaatatatatctacTTTCAGTTAGTCGCTGTTTATGATATTTTGAAAGATTCCGCGAAGCGGCAAAAGTATGATAATGTGCTCGTTAACGGGCTACCGAATTGGCGATCAGCAGTATACTACTATCGTCATGTTCGAAAAATGGGATTGCTGGAGAtgagtattattttattcatagcTATCACAATATGCCAATATATCATAGCCTGGGCAGCATATTTTGAAAAACGATACACTTGTGTAAGTAATATATACTTGCAATtaagaaagattttattattttttattatattatgtgtaataattaatatatacgtcATGATTGCAGGAACAAGTTTTGGGTAGCAAACTTCAAAAGatgcaaaaaaagaatagaaagagCAAGATAGACGTTCCAGATTTAGCTGACTTTTTGGAAAAAATTCCTACTCCAACTATATGGAACACTCTTCCAATTCAGTTACCAAAGTGGATAATAGGCTCCGTGAAAGCCATTCCTTCCACAATTTGTCTTGTTATTCaactattaaaagaaataaaagagaagaaaaagcaagaggaagaagaagcgttgtaagaattttattataattttattacaattaatttaattcgttagAAAAACTTGAACATTTGTTACAGAGCCCAAGAGAACGAACAGCCGGAACCGGAAGTAACCGCTTCGCGCGGTGTTAGAAAACGTAGGCTTGGCTTTACGCCACAAGAAAGAAGCGGTAATCATTCTAAGGAAACTGTTAAAAAAGAGAACTGCGATAGTACGAATCATGTCCATGAGAAGCCAGCGGTATCTGGTGGTTTGTGGACTGATAACGATatattagaattaataaaatacgtgaAAAAGTATCCCGGTGGAACTCCGGAACGGTGGGAAAAAATCGCGAGCGTTATGAATCGAACTGTTGCGGAAGTTACGCACATGGCTAAAAAGGTTATTACTGTTGcattcaatttatttcttattatttcttatttatattaatttttatatataaatatctttttattaattatatttttattgttaattaataacagaAATTGAATTGTGTTTATTTGATGTTAGGTAAAAGAGGAAGGTTTGAAGCCAAACGAATCAGTGGAGGAAGTTTCTACGGAAGAGAAACCTAAGAAGATTAAAACTCGTAATGAAAATTCAGTCGGTACTACTGAGTGGAGTCAAGAACAACAAAAAGCATTAGAAGCAGCCTTGACGAAATATCCCAAAAATGCGTCTGCAGATAGGTGGgagaaaattgcaaattgtgTCGAAGGGAAGACAAAggtatgttatatatatttcttgtaGATTTAATTCTGAtgtatcgtaataatttaaaaactgttGTTTACAGGAAGAATGCCAAGTACGTTATAAACAATTGGTGGAATTAGTGAAAAAGAGGCAACAATCTCAATAATTCAATTTGTGCATAGAATCTTGTTTTCcagaaaatgtattttgtatCATCGAGCTAAGAAATAgtattattaaacaatatcACAAGTGGGGAGGGGCAAAAAAGTGATACTTCCTGATTgcataaaatatcaatttgtcTCTTTTGAAAGATTATAAATTTCCtatggattttttttatacgaatgAGATGTCACCACGTTACATGTAATACAAATGTACGTTCGTGAACAGACTCTGTTATTATAAGTATATTCAGAGTTAAatctaagaaaagaaaagaataaattagagaaatctttcttatgtcattttattaaatgttatcgaaaatgtatttatttaataaatttaataattaatcaagaGGGAAAAGACTGAAagatacatataattttaaaataatgcccTCTTCTCTAAAAAGACTGActatttaatgtataatatcATACATTTATCAAAGTAGATCTTTGATGAACCCTGGAAAGtagtaaaaattcaaataatgaaaaatattacaaacttAAGTATTGAAAAAAGTATTACAGATTTATTgcataatgtatataaatatgattatgtatttacaatgtttaaaatatgtacaGAGTAAACAATTCactttttataacatttatcgCATTCTTGTATACTTGTCTTTTCATCATACTTCAAGCTTTCTAATGCACGCAACAACTCgattaataaactttaatttactaaataataataaaaaattagattaaattatatgttatacTACCGGATCTCTAAGCATGCTGCATGAAAATAATACGCAATATACAAACCACTTTGAGAGCTAAAATTGAATATTCCGCTTCGTCTAAactatcaaaaaaaaaatatacataggATATACaagtatacatatttaattacggcGTCTGCGAACCCGCGATATTCTCCACGCGTTTGGTTCCTCGTATTTGTTATAAAGCGGTTCCAGTCTCTGATTCTTTTTGAATTTGCTAAGTTTTGTCGGATCGCTGAATTTGAAAAATGCAGGTGCAAACTCAACCAACCATTTCGGATCGATCGTTGTCACTTCTCTCATATATTCTTTGGTAGTTTGCACCAATTCGTGATAGATTACCCATTCGGGTTGACGATTAAATAACGCGCTGCTTGGATGAATATAGACTACTTGACTGTCGACAAGCGTTCTATATCCTTCTTGTGGA contains:
- the LOC139113115 gene encoding dnaJ homolog subfamily C member 1, whose translation is MRWTKMNLPSILFGVLFFLDVFRSSHAWDSDELEVFDVVEEVNQNFYDVLGVPQSANASEIKKAFRRLSLQLHPDKNSAEDAELQFRKLVAVYDILKDSAKRQKYDNVLVNGLPNWRSAVYYYRHVRKMGLLEMSIILFIAITICQYIIAWAAYFEKRYTCEQVLGSKLQKMQKKNRKSKIDVPDLADFLEKIPTPTIWNTLPIQLPKWIIGSVKAIPSTICLVIQLLKEIKEKKKQEEEEALAQENEQPEPEVTASRGVRKRRLGFTPQERSGNHSKETVKKENCDSTNHVHEKPAVSGGLWTDNDILELIKYVKKYPGGTPERWEKIASVMNRTVAEVTHMAKKVKEEGLKPNESVEEVSTEEKPKKIKTRNENSVGTTEWSQEQQKALEAALTKYPKNASADRWEKIANCVEGKTKEECQVRYKQLVELVKKRQQSQ